A genomic segment from Triticum dicoccoides isolate Atlit2015 ecotype Zavitan chromosome 1A, WEW_v2.0, whole genome shotgun sequence encodes:
- the LOC119367326 gene encoding probable mixed-linked glucan synthase 8 yields MASPAAVRGGRLADPLLAADVVVGAKDRYWVPADEREILASQKSGAGEDGRVPLLYRTFMVNGFLINLYRLLTLVRVIVVILFFTWRMRHRDSDAMWLWWISVVGDLWFGLTWLLNQITKLKPRKCVPSISVLRDQLDQPDGGSDLPLLDVFINTVDPVDEPMLYTMNSILSILATDYPVDKYATYFSDDGGSLVHYEGLQLAAEFAASWVPFCRKHCVEPRAPESYFWAKMRGEYAGSAPKEFLDDHRRMRAAYEEFKARLDGLSAAIEQRSEACNRANRKDKEECANATWMADGCTQWQGTWIKPAKGHRKGHHPAILQVMLDQPSKDPELGMTASSDHPLDFSAVDARLPMLVYIAREKRPGYDHQKKAGAMNVQLRVSALLSNAPFIINFDGDHYVNNSQAFRAAMCFMLDPRDGADTAFVQFPQRFDDVDPTDRYCNHNRMFFDATLLGLNGIQGPSFVGTGCMFRRVALYSADPPRWRPDDAKEAKASHYRPNMFGKSTSFINSMPAAANQERSVPSPPTVGEVELADTMTCAYEDGTEWGNDVGWVYNIATEDVVTGFRLHRTGWRSTYCAMEPDAFRGTAPINLTERLYQILRWSGGSLEMFFSRFCPLLAGRRLHPMQRVAYINMTTYPVSTFFILMYYFYPVMWLFQGEFYIQRPFQTFTLFVVVIIATVELIGMVEIRWAGLTLLDWVRNEQFYIIGTTGVYPMAMLHILLRSFGIKGVSFKLTAKKLTSGARERLAELYDVQWVPLLVPTVVVMAVNVAAIGAAAGKAIAGRWSAAQVAGAASGLVFNVWMLLLLYPFALGIMGRWSKRPYILFVVLVTAVAATASVYVALAGSLPYLHSRIKLL; encoded by the exons ATGGCTTCTCCGGCGGCCGTCCGCGGGGGTCGTCTAGCCGACCCACTGCTGGCCGCCGACGTCGTCGTCGGCGCCAAGGACAGGTACTGGGTGCCCGCCGACGAGAGAGAGATCCTGGCGTCGCAGAAGAGCGGCGCCGGCGAGGACGGCCGGGTACCGCTGCTCTACCGCACGTTCATGGTCAACGGCTTCCTCATCAACCTTTACAG GTTATTGACTCTGGTGAGAGTGATAGTGGTGATTCTATTCTTCACGTGGCGCATGAGGCACCGGGACTCGGACGCGATGTGGCTGTGGTGGATCTCGGTCGTCGGCGACCTCTGGTTCGGACTCACCTGGCTGCTCAACCAGATCACCAAGCTCAAGCCCAGGAAATGCGTCCCAAGCATCTCCGTCCTCAGAGACCAGCTCGACCAGCCCGACGGCGGCTCCGACCTCCCCCTCCTGGACGTGTTCATCAACACCGTCGACCCGGTGGACGAGCCGATGCTCTACACCATGAACTCCATCCTCTCCATTCTGGCCACCGACTACCCCGTCGACAAGTACGCCACCTACTTCTCCGACGACGGCGGGTCGCTGGTGCACTACGAGGGCCTGCAGCTGGCGGCGGAGTTCGCCGCGTCCTGGGTCCCCTTCTGCCGGAAGCACTGCGTCGAGCCCCGGGCCCCGGAGAGCTACTTCTGGGCCAAGATGCGCGGGGAGTACGCCGGCAGCGCGCCCAAGGAGTTCCTTGACGACCATCGGCGGATGCGCGCGGCGTATGAGGAGTTCAAGGCGAGGCTGGACGGGCTTTCTGCCGCCATCGAGCAGCGGTCGGAGGCGTGCAACCGTGCCAACAGGAAAGACAAAGAGGAGTGTGCAAATGCTACTTGGATGGCTGATGGGTGCACGCAATGGCAGGGGACGTGGATCAAACCGGCAAAGGGCCACAGGAAAGGACACCACCCTGCAATTCTTCAG GTAATGCTGGATCAACCGAGCAAGGATCCTGAGCTGGGCATGACGGCGAGCTCCGACCACCCTCTGGACTTCAGCGCCGTGGACGCGCGCCTCCCGATGCTGGTCTACATCGCCCGGGAGAAGCGGCCGGGCTACGACCACCAGAAGAAGGCGGGCGCCATGAACGTGCAGCTGCGCGTCTCCGCGCTGCTCTCCAACGCGCCCTTCATCATCAACTTCGACGGCGACCACTACGTCAACAACTCGCAGGCCTTCCGCGCCGCCATGTGCTTCATGCTCGACCCGCGCGACGGCGCCGACACGGCCTTCGTCCAGTTCCCGCAGCGCTTCGACGACGTCGACCCCACCGACCGCTACTGCAACCACAACCGCATGTTCTTCGACGCCACCCTCCTCGGCCTCAACGGCATCCAGGGCCCCTCCTTCGTCGGCACTGGCTGCATGTTTCGCCGTGTCGCCCTCTACAGCGCTGACCCTCCCCGGTGGCGCCCCGACGACGCCAAGGAGGCCAAGGCCTCGCACTACAGGCCCAACATGTTTGGCAAGTCCACGTCCTTCATCAACTCCATGCCGGCGGCCGCCAACCAAGAACGGTCCGTCCCGTCACCGCCGACGGTTGGAGAGGTGGAGCTCGCCGACACGATGACGTGCGCCTACGAGGACGGCACCGAGTGGGGCAACGACGTCGGGTGGGTGTACAACATCGCGACGGAGGACGTGGTGACCGGCTTCCGGCTGCACCGCACGGGGTGGCGCTCCACGTACTGCGCCATGGAGCCCGACGCGTTCCGCGGCACGGCGCCCATCAACCTGACGGAGCGGCTCTACCAGATCCTGCGCTGGTCGGGGGGATCCCTCGAGATGTTCTTCTCCCGCTTCTGCCCGctcctggccggccggcggctCCACCCCATGCAGCGCGTCGCCTACATCAACATGACCACCTACCCGGTCTCCACCTTCTTCATCCTCATGTACTACTTCTACCCGGTGATGTGGCTCTTCCAGGGGGAGTTCTACATCCAGAGGCCGTTCCAGACGTTCACGctgttcgtcgtcgtcatcatcgccACGGTGGAGCTCATCGGCATGGTGGAGATCAGGTGGGCCGGCCTCACGCTGCTCGACTGGGTCCGCAACGAGCAGTTCTACATCATCGGCACCACCGGCGTGTACCCGATGGCCATGCTGCACATCCTCCTCAGGTCCTTCGGCATCAAGGGGGTGTCCTTCAAGCTGACGGCCAAGAAGCTCACGAGCGGCGCCAGGGAGAGGCTCGCGGAGCTCTACGACGTGCAGTGGGTGCCGTTGCTGGTGCCCACGGTGGTGGTGATGGCCGTGAACGTGGCCGCCATCGGCGCGGCGGCGGGCAAGGCGATCGCTGGGCGGTGGTCGGCCGCGCAGGTCGCCGGGGCGGCGAGCGGGCTCGTGTTCAACGTGTGGATGCTGCTGCTGCTCTACCCGTTCGCGCTCGGGATAATGGGGCGCTGGAGCAAGAGGCCATACATCCTGTTCGTTGTGCTGGTGACCGCGGTCGCTGCCACCGCGTCCGTGTACGTCGCGCTCGCCGGCTCCCTACCGTACTTGCATTCGAGGATAAAGCTACTTTAA